A stretch of Janibacter endophyticus DNA encodes these proteins:
- the purM gene encoding phosphoribosylformylglycinamidine cyclo-ligase, with protein sequence MSEPITYASAGVDVEAGDQAVELMKESVRRAQRPEVLGGLGGFAGMFDASALAGMRSPVLATSTDGVGTKVAVAQAMDVHDTIGQDLVAMVVDDIVVCGAEPLFMTDYIATGSVVPERIAAIVSGIAKGCQLAGVALVGGETAEHPGLLDPDEYDVAGAATGVVERDAIIGPRTVRPGDVVLGIASSGLHSNGYSLVRAVFAHAGWGYDRDVPELGRTLGEELLEPTRIYTLDLLDLIRSDVDVHGLSHVTGGGLAANLARVLPAGTLARVDRASWTPPAIFSLVGELGHVPREDLERTLNLGVGFVAVVPQEHVEAAVARLGARGLPAWVLGEVHDREGAPVDDGVEIVQGAKGVDGGAVQVVGEHA encoded by the coding sequence GTGAGCGAACCCATCACCTACGCCTCTGCCGGAGTCGACGTCGAGGCCGGTGACCAGGCCGTCGAGCTGATGAAGGAGTCGGTCCGGCGGGCCCAGCGCCCCGAGGTCCTCGGCGGACTCGGCGGTTTCGCCGGGATGTTCGACGCCTCGGCGCTCGCGGGGATGCGCTCCCCGGTCCTCGCGACGAGCACCGACGGCGTCGGGACGAAGGTCGCCGTGGCCCAGGCCATGGACGTCCACGACACCATCGGGCAGGACCTCGTCGCGATGGTCGTCGACGACATCGTCGTCTGCGGGGCCGAGCCCCTCTTCATGACCGACTACATCGCGACCGGGTCCGTGGTCCCCGAGCGCATCGCGGCGATCGTCAGCGGCATCGCGAAGGGGTGCCAGCTCGCCGGCGTCGCCCTCGTCGGCGGCGAGACGGCCGAGCACCCGGGGCTGCTCGACCCCGACGAGTACGACGTCGCGGGCGCCGCTACCGGCGTCGTCGAGCGCGACGCGATCATCGGGCCGCGGACCGTGCGGCCGGGTGATGTCGTCCTCGGGATCGCGTCGTCCGGCCTGCACTCCAACGGCTACTCGCTCGTCCGTGCGGTCTTCGCCCACGCCGGCTGGGGCTACGACCGCGACGTGCCGGAGCTCGGCCGCACCCTCGGCGAGGAGCTCCTCGAGCCGACCCGGATCTACACCCTCGACCTGCTCGACCTCATCCGCTCGGACGTCGACGTCCACGGTCTGAGCCATGTCACCGGTGGCGGGCTCGCCGCCAACCTCGCCCGCGTCCTGCCGGCCGGGACCCTCGCCCGGGTCGACCGGGCGAGCTGGACCCCGCCCGCGATCTTCTCGCTCGTCGGCGAGCTCGGCCATGTCCCGCGCGAGGACCTCGAGCGCACGCTCAACCTCGGCGTCGGCTTCGTCGCCGTCGTCCCGCAGGAGCACGTCGAGGCAGCCGTCGCCCGGCTCGGGGCGCGGGGCCTGCCGGCCTGGGTGCTCGGTGAGGTGCACGACCGCGAGGGGGCGCCGGTCGACGACGGCGTCGAGATCGTCCAGGGGGCCAAGGGCGTCGACGGGGGAGCGGTGCAGGTCGTCGGCGAGCACGCCTGA
- a CDS encoding response regulator transcription factor — translation MLRVLVADADPASRSGWAALLEAEKDLRARGVGTLERLSARAASADVVVLVVTASTVQRVGEVVAVTAESGTPVVVLTPASDPDAVVGALEAGATGALVADAAPTQVVAAVRAAAGGGRAEGETGTIPVTGPLVRTLAHEASPLTAKEIEILVLADKGLSTQQIAGRLYVSVSTVKSHLSHAFGRLGVRHRAAAVAEARRRGLLG, via the coding sequence ATGCTCCGCGTCCTCGTCGCGGACGCCGACCCGGCCTCACGGTCCGGGTGGGCGGCGCTGCTCGAGGCCGAGAAGGATCTCCGCGCCCGGGGGGTCGGGACGCTCGAGCGTCTCTCTGCGCGGGCCGCCTCGGCGGATGTCGTCGTCCTCGTCGTGACCGCGTCCACGGTGCAGCGGGTCGGGGAGGTCGTCGCCGTGACGGCTGAGAGCGGCACCCCGGTCGTCGTCCTCACGCCGGCCTCGGACCCCGACGCCGTCGTCGGGGCGCTCGAGGCAGGTGCGACAGGGGCCCTCGTCGCCGACGCTGCGCCCACGCAGGTCGTCGCCGCAGTGCGGGCCGCTGCTGGAGGCGGACGGGCCGAGGGTGAGACCGGGACGATCCCGGTGACCGGGCCGCTCGTCCGGACGCTGGCCCACGAGGCGAGCCCGCTGACGGCCAAGGAGATCGAGATCCTCGTCTTGGCCGACAAGGGCCTGAGCACGCAGCAGATCGCCGGTCGGCTCTACGTCAGCGTGTCGACGGTGAAGTCACACCTGTCGCACGCCTTCGGGAGGCTGGGGGTCAGGCATCGGGCCGCCGCAGTGGCGGAGGCGCGTCGCCGCGGGCTGCTCGGCTGA
- a CDS encoding DUF3073 domain-containing protein has protein sequence MGRGRAKAKQTKVARELKYYSPDTDLRALERELHGNSDNQQRSVRDDRTWDEDDDDDAWGSRER, from the coding sequence ATGGGGCGCGGCCGAGCGAAGGCCAAGCAGACGAAGGTCGCCCGCGAGCTGAAGTACTACTCGCCGGACACCGACCTGAGGGCGCTTGAGCGGGAACTCCACGGCAACTCCGACAACCAGCAGCGGTCCGTCAGGGACGACCGCACCTGGGACGAGGACGACGACGACGACGCGTGGGGCTCCCGAGAGCGGTGA
- a CDS encoding ATP-binding cassette domain-containing protein: MRATPEIGHPTVVVSHVSITYRVLGGERRSTVEDTEDEISLIRRVLRPSRGERVREVEAVTDVSFVAHHGESIGVIGHNGSGKSTLLRAVAGLIPPSAGRLWVAGQPSLLGVNAVLINKLSGQRNIYVGGQALGLSKAEIDEKFDDIVDFSGIGDAVYLPMSTYSSGMGARLRFAISTAASPEVLMIDEALATGDAAFRQKSSERIAAIREKAGTVFLVSHSSSNIRRICDRVLWMDRGRLIADGPTEEVMKAYEATLPKKPAPAKKSPPVDPDVPGTRRWTGETRFQIARAASRDTWEPGVEGCLIVSVDSVATARMVAPIAARLGWPIVWMNSSGLPPSARGELGRLDPRRVVVVGHDGDISDDLQDQIEQQTSAPVERLGDRSPSTTAALLLEAFPPGDPSTVYVTRPVNAARESVVSLVAARTGRAVVACGGSSAGDELLSALAKLRPRRLVMVGHEEEWPTVVVDQLREATEGEIRYSTHGPMALAAAQWDDVEPGGRVLVSGATVVEFLTATSVAVATASPLLLVGSTPLPGVVRETLERLAPSEIVLCGMLPTLPPAMRAALGELVTPQRP; the protein is encoded by the coding sequence GTGAGGGCGACCCCGGAGATCGGTCATCCGACCGTCGTCGTCAGCCACGTGAGCATCACCTACCGGGTCCTCGGCGGCGAGCGCCGCAGCACAGTCGAGGACACCGAGGACGAGATCAGCCTGATCCGTCGGGTCCTACGACCCTCCAGAGGCGAACGGGTCCGCGAGGTCGAGGCCGTCACCGACGTCAGCTTCGTCGCGCACCACGGCGAGTCGATCGGCGTCATCGGGCACAACGGCTCGGGCAAGTCGACCTTGCTGCGCGCCGTGGCCGGACTGATCCCGCCCTCCGCAGGGCGCCTGTGGGTCGCCGGCCAGCCCTCCCTGCTCGGCGTCAACGCCGTCCTCATCAACAAGCTGAGCGGGCAGCGCAACATCTATGTCGGCGGGCAGGCGCTCGGGCTCAGCAAGGCCGAGATCGACGAGAAGTTCGACGACATCGTCGACTTCTCGGGCATCGGGGACGCCGTCTACCTCCCGATGAGCACGTACTCCTCCGGCATGGGCGCGCGACTGCGCTTCGCAATCTCGACGGCTGCCTCGCCCGAGGTCCTCATGATCGACGAGGCCCTCGCCACCGGCGACGCGGCCTTCCGGCAGAAGAGCTCGGAGCGGATCGCCGCCATCCGCGAGAAGGCCGGGACGGTCTTCCTCGTCTCGCACTCCAGCTCCAACATCCGCCGGATCTGCGACCGCGTGCTCTGGATGGACCGGGGCCGGCTGATCGCGGACGGGCCGACCGAGGAGGTCATGAAGGCCTACGAGGCTACCCTGCCGAAGAAGCCGGCACCGGCCAAGAAGTCTCCCCCAGTTGACCCCGACGTGCCGGGCACCCGTCGGTGGACCGGGGAGACCCGCTTCCAGATCGCACGGGCGGCCAGCCGTGACACGTGGGAGCCGGGGGTGGAGGGATGCCTCATAGTCAGCGTCGACTCCGTGGCCACCGCTCGGATGGTCGCACCGATCGCGGCACGGCTGGGCTGGCCGATCGTCTGGATGAACTCCAGCGGCCTGCCCCCCAGCGCGCGGGGGGAGCTGGGTCGGCTCGATCCCCGCCGGGTGGTCGTCGTCGGGCACGACGGCGACATCTCGGACGACCTCCAGGACCAGATCGAGCAGCAGACCTCCGCACCCGTGGAGCGTCTCGGGGACCGCAGCCCGAGCACGACCGCCGCGCTCCTCCTCGAGGCCTTCCCTCCCGGCGACCCCTCCACGGTGTACGTCACCCGCCCCGTCAACGCAGCCCGCGAGTCCGTGGTCTCGCTCGTGGCCGCGAGGACGGGCCGGGCTGTCGTCGCGTGCGGAGGTTCGTCCGCCGGGGACGAGCTGCTCTCTGCACTGGCGAAGCTGCGCCCCCGCCGGCTGGTCATGGTCGGGCACGAGGAGGAGTGGCCGACCGTGGTCGTCGATCAGCTCCGCGAGGCGACCGAGGGAGAGATCAGGTACTCGACCCACGGCCCGATGGCCCTGGCAGCGGCGCAGTGGGACGACGTCGAGCCTGGTGGACGGGTCCTCGTCAGCGGCGCCACCGTCGTGGAGTTCCTCACCGCGACCTCGGTGGCGGTCGCCACAGCGTCGCCGCTGCTCCTCGTCGGCTCGACCCCGCTGCCGGGCGTCGTCCGCGAGACCCTGGAGCGCCTCGCCCCGAGCGAGATCGTCCTGTGCGGCATGCTGCCGACGCTGCCACCGGCCATGCGCGCAGCCCTGGGTGAGCTGGTCACCCCGCAGCGCCCCTGA
- a CDS encoding ABC transporter permease: MADLAPAREGAAPPPALSVDEAQDLAARHGLRVLGERPPLAQYLRDLWRRRSFLWTLSRAESYAVHEANALGQLWSVLNPALLIGSYYLIFGLLLSTRGNIENFVGFLSIGVVMFAFTSAVVTRGARAITGRLGLVRTLHFPRAILPMSVTLSELFASLAGFGLLFVLMFATGEPAQWKWLLFPVAVALQAITLLGLALITARLVNMSADIANFVPVTVRLLRYISGVFFPVAHYVKGAPALVQDALTLQPFALMLTTSRQALLSGQPVVVTDWVVMLGWAVVTVAVGLVVFWRAEARYGLV, translated from the coding sequence GTGGCTGACCTCGCCCCGGCACGAGAGGGAGCCGCGCCACCCCCTGCGCTGAGCGTCGACGAGGCCCAGGACCTGGCCGCCCGCCACGGGTTGCGCGTCCTGGGCGAGCGCCCCCCGCTGGCGCAGTACCTCCGGGACCTCTGGCGACGCCGGTCCTTCCTCTGGACCCTGTCTCGAGCGGAGTCCTACGCGGTCCACGAGGCGAACGCCCTCGGGCAGCTGTGGTCGGTGCTCAACCCCGCGCTGCTCATCGGCAGCTACTACCTGATCTTCGGCCTGCTGCTCAGCACCCGCGGCAACATCGAGAACTTCGTCGGCTTCCTGAGCATCGGCGTCGTGATGTTCGCCTTCACCTCCGCGGTCGTGACCCGAGGGGCGCGGGCCATCACCGGCCGGCTCGGCCTCGTGCGGACCCTGCACTTCCCCCGGGCCATCCTCCCGATGTCCGTGACGCTCAGCGAGCTCTTCGCCTCGCTCGCCGGCTTCGGCCTGCTCTTCGTCCTGATGTTCGCCACCGGGGAGCCCGCGCAGTGGAAGTGGTTGCTCTTCCCGGTGGCGGTGGCGCTCCAGGCGATCACCCTGCTCGGTCTGGCCCTCATCACGGCTCGCCTCGTCAACATGTCGGCCGACATCGCCAACTTCGTGCCTGTCACCGTCCGCCTCCTGCGGTACATCTCCGGCGTCTTCTTCCCGGTCGCCCACTACGTCAAGGGTGCACCGGCCCTCGTCCAGGACGCCCTGACGCTCCAGCCCTTCGCCCTCATGCTCACGACGAGCCGGCAGGCACTGCTCTCCGGGCAGCCGGTCGTCGTCACGGACTGGGTCGTGATGCTCGGGTGGGCGGTCGTGACGGTCGCCGTCGGGCTCGTCGTCTTCTGGCGCGCCGAGGCGAGGTACGGCCTTGTCTGA
- a CDS encoding acyltransferase family protein: MRTSVGSHFSGRSPAVHAARAPSQGLVGVPAPSPSSWEDTIPARQPHHAPRGFRQDIQGLRAAAVALVVVFHIWPDLLTGGYVGVDVFFVISGYLITAHLLARPPRGVRDLGTFWARRIHRLLPAALTVLIVTAAATRLLAPSTQWAATAKEILASAFYVQNWLLAGASVDYHAGDQAPSPVQHYWSLSIEEQFYLAWPLLILTAFFVSHRSRRDPVLVVRCVIATMIILSLAASVWLTLESPASAYFVTPTRMWELAVGGMVATVGVAGDGRVKVVAVPVAWLGLAGVVVSGVTYTGETPFPGYTALLPVLGTAAVIWAGSQHPLSPTGVFRVRPVQWLGDVSYSVYLWHWPLVVLTPFASGGTLGLLDQAAVVVATLVLAGLTKTYVEDRFRQPRPAAPLRHSYRAAVAGMSVVALVAAVQIGESRLRTAAAEDRLAVALEASDPCLGAGALVRGEELCPPVPDDAELVPAVELAADDKSQADADDCFTDLPFAGRRTCTYGDGPTQVALVGNSHAGHWLPALQIMAERNDWTITTYLVFQCTFTDARQAFPTQEATQGCYDYGQWVQEQTAGDRYDLVITSERQSVPIAGETLASSRAKAVTGYASYLRDWARGGTNILVIKDPTSADLNIPDCLADHPDDHDRCSGPRDAWVVDDALAAAADELDLPRVSSVSFDDLVCGVVVCEGAIGGVVAYYDRSHLTATYVSTMAPHMAEPIERALARSPID; the protein is encoded by the coding sequence ATGCGCACAAGTGTTGGGTCGCACTTCTCCGGACGTTCTCCTGCCGTCCACGCCGCTCGGGCACCCTCCCAGGGTCTGGTCGGCGTCCCGGCGCCTTCTCCGTCGTCCTGGGAGGACACGATCCCTGCTCGTCAGCCGCATCATGCGCCGCGTGGCTTCCGGCAGGACATCCAGGGACTCCGGGCGGCGGCCGTCGCCCTCGTCGTCGTCTTCCACATCTGGCCCGACCTGCTCACCGGCGGATATGTCGGGGTCGACGTCTTCTTCGTCATCTCGGGCTATCTCATCACGGCGCACCTGCTCGCCCGCCCGCCCCGCGGCGTGCGTGACCTCGGGACGTTCTGGGCGCGTCGTATCCACCGACTGCTGCCGGCGGCCCTGACCGTCCTCATCGTCACCGCCGCGGCGACACGTCTCCTCGCGCCGAGCACCCAGTGGGCTGCCACCGCCAAGGAGATCCTGGCGTCTGCCTTCTACGTGCAGAACTGGCTGCTGGCGGGGGCCTCTGTCGACTACCACGCCGGGGACCAGGCGCCCAGCCCGGTGCAGCACTACTGGTCGCTCTCCATCGAGGAGCAGTTCTACCTCGCGTGGCCGCTGCTCATCCTCACGGCCTTCTTCGTATCGCACCGCTCCCGGCGAGACCCCGTCCTTGTCGTGAGGTGTGTTATCGCCACGATGATCATCCTCTCGCTCGCCGCTTCCGTCTGGCTCACGCTCGAGTCGCCCGCGAGCGCATACTTCGTGACCCCGACCCGGATGTGGGAGCTCGCGGTCGGCGGGATGGTGGCCACCGTCGGCGTGGCCGGCGACGGTCGGGTCAAGGTCGTCGCGGTGCCCGTCGCCTGGCTGGGTCTGGCCGGCGTCGTCGTCTCGGGCGTCACCTACACGGGTGAGACGCCCTTCCCCGGATACACCGCCCTGCTCCCGGTCCTGGGCACCGCTGCGGTCATCTGGGCGGGCTCGCAGCATCCCCTGTCGCCCACGGGTGTCTTCCGGGTGCGCCCTGTCCAGTGGCTCGGCGACGTGTCGTACTCCGTGTACCTCTGGCACTGGCCGCTCGTCGTCCTCACCCCCTTCGCGAGCGGGGGGACCTTGGGGCTCCTCGACCAGGCCGCGGTCGTGGTGGCGACCCTCGTCCTGGCCGGGCTCACGAAGACTTACGTCGAGGACAGGTTCCGGCAACCCCGGCCGGCAGCCCCGCTCCGGCACAGCTATCGCGCAGCGGTGGCGGGCATGAGCGTCGTCGCGCTCGTCGCCGCGGTCCAGATCGGCGAGTCCCGTCTGCGGACGGCCGCTGCCGAGGATCGCCTGGCCGTCGCGCTGGAGGCGAGCGACCCGTGCCTCGGCGCCGGCGCGCTTGTGCGCGGTGAGGAACTCTGCCCGCCGGTGCCAGACGACGCTGAGCTGGTCCCTGCCGTCGAGCTGGCCGCCGACGACAAGTCGCAGGCCGACGCCGACGACTGCTTCACCGACCTGCCCTTCGCCGGGCGGCGGACCTGCACCTACGGTGACGGCCCGACGCAGGTGGCGCTCGTGGGGAACTCGCACGCAGGGCACTGGCTGCCGGCCCTGCAGATCATGGCCGAGCGCAACGACTGGACGATCACCACCTACCTGGTCTTCCAGTGCACGTTCACCGACGCACGCCAGGCGTTCCCCACCCAGGAGGCCACACAGGGCTGCTACGACTACGGGCAGTGGGTCCAGGAGCAGACTGCCGGTGACCGGTACGACCTCGTCATCACCTCCGAGCGCCAGTCGGTGCCGATCGCCGGCGAGACGTTGGCGTCGAGCCGGGCCAAGGCCGTGACGGGCTACGCGTCCTACCTGCGCGACTGGGCGCGCGGAGGCACGAACATCCTCGTCATCAAGGACCCCACGTCGGCCGACCTCAACATCCCGGACTGCCTGGCGGACCACCCCGATGACCACGATCGGTGCTCCGGGCCACGGGACGCGTGGGTTGTCGACGACGCACTGGCCGCAGCGGCCGACGAGCTCGACCTGCCGCGGGTGAGCTCGGTCAGCTTCGACGACCTGGTCTGCGGCGTCGTCGTGTGCGAGGGCGCGATCGGTGGCGTGGTCGCCTACTACGACCGGTCCCACCTCACCGCGACCTACGTCTCGACGATGGCGCCGCACATGGCCGAGCCGATCGAGAGAGCCCTGGCACGGTCCCCCATAGACTGA